The Plasmodium knowlesi strain H genome assembly, chromosome: 14 genome has a segment encoding these proteins:
- a CDS encoding 3',5'-cyclic nucleotide phosphodiesterase beta, putative, with the protein MENPDKSEEEGKNITQRDKYTSEKDNTNTFTNDISTDEKKSDSPNISKNKVIITRKSFFTNALTPRRDGKNEVDVELFNSVQKKKSISKDLRTNDNLYKGRVRKENSNFKNLDHLQNLNNLDWPGIPDDIELNESSIDKKDTDRHGDSLSDVDNISETKNSINAYTDNRTENNNQNDVSNENNSIDWSISNLNTDSNSDFSNVEVKILSGKEEDDTKMVEENSGSTSCKKKKSGTNEYGKLMSNMQDRKLKEININENVRKEKKGNFFSKAVRSASLLKCVVDDNLANVKLEKNQDNKTFMMHGIKRESTYDNSGKRFSIRKNYASMNRNTNTTPHSNGFFYSSSKSCGHIKLSSGNIKTKNGKNNLSDNKNMWRTFENFFCEIWKRNMTIKKEFCNSNSKNGLSPFKSNFTDNYLNQSNDNELMTQIPLKFKDETIETLYVLNLNNWISSRMIIIGMIMLILCFFIWLLFSWSFKSSAWDKDSYIVMLFHLLMIFNTIILLLFIIVGLTELSKYAEVISYVLFGIMVGMWGLWNIVTSLTLNDNITSKVIPSLSSAVETIYALTYIYGLLPLVIMDVFFPSRTKYNWFMHLLFIVLNSTSIILVAARNPGFLPSVFVVFRVIAYTTLCLFLYIGCYTSELQIRYVFYNLLITGYKLDKVESAMNKNNNRNNKKFSTAMEDLVLMIKECTKVILELENETEINFNVHSKTSYCTNILEQCLSTLTKTDNLYNVDYDLFDKLENKKFIEAYVSKSKSNFLGDQDDGADFKLNKSFSTNDFICIDKVDIDKKEIKKFLKEIDIPRVTNMIQLIDNKSLSEWDFNCLNYFENSKYPFFDINLSLMFTIDHDIPMNSIINFLSFVEKQYNNVPYHNTIHATMVTQKFFCLSKKLGIYDHMEYKIRLVMFISGICHDVGHPGYNNLFFVNSLHPLSIIYNDISVLENYHASITFKILQLNQCNLLKSFSEKDFRQIRSYIIELILSTDMKYHFEIISKFRIRRENEDFDYVKNNDDLLVLIKMIIKSADISHGSVKWNEHYKWCQRVLCEFYSQGDEELKNKMPLSPLCDRTKHNEVCQSQITFLKFVVMPLFEELTYIDDIKFVKNFCLKRLHSNCLMWEKLMKEEKEIKVYDPASVKRKEKNKKKIDNRKKSYIDLTLFFIKNISE; encoded by the exons GCGCTTACGCCTAGGAGAGATGGCAAAAACGAAGTTGACGTCGAACTTTTTAACAgcgtgcaaaaaaaaaagagcatatCGAAAGACCTGCGAACGAATGACAACCTTTATAAAGGCAGAgtaagaaaggaaaatagcaactttaaaaatttggaCCACTTGCAAAATTTGAACAATTTGGACTGGCCCGGCATCCCTGATGACATCGAATTAAACGAATCTTCCATAGATAAGAAGGATACGGACAGACATGGTGACAGCCTAAGCGACGTGGACAACATATCTGAAACGAAGAACTCGATAAATGCGTACACGGACAACAGGACGGAAAATAACAACCAAAATGATGTGAGCAATGAAAATAACTCAATCGACTGGTCCATCAGTAATTTAAACACAGATAGTAACTCCGACTTCTCAAATGTGGAAGTGAAGATCCTAAGTGgtaaagaggaagatgacACAAAAATGGTAGAAGAAAATTCTGGTAGCACAtcctgtaaaaaaaaaaaaagtggaactaATGAATATGGAAAATTAATGAGCAACATGCAGGatagaaaattaaaagaaataaatataaatgaaaatgtgaggaaagagaaaaaaggtaACTTCTTTTCCAAGGCAGTGAGATCTGCAAGTCTACTAAAATGTGTTGTAGATGATAATTTAGCTAAcgtaaaattggaaaaaaatcaagacAATAAAACATTCATGATGCATGGAATTAAGAGAGAAAGTACATATGATAATAGCGGGAAAAGATTTAGTATACGTAAGAACTATGCTAGTATGAACAGGAACACGAATACGACTCCCCATTCGAATGGTTTTTTCTACTCATCGAGTAAATCATGTGGACATATTAAATTATCTagtggaaatataaaaacgaagaatgggaaaaacaatttaagtgataataaaaatatgtggagaacttttgaaaattttttctgcgaaatatggaaaagaaacatgaccataaaaaaagagtttTGCAATTCGAATAGTAAAAATGGATTGAGTCCTTTTAAAAGTAACTTCACTGATAATTATCTAAATCAGTCTAATGATAATGAGTTGATGACACAGATACCtttaaaatttaaagacGAAACTATAGAAACATTATATGTGCTAAATTTAAATAACTGGATTTCCTCAAGGATGATCATAATTGGAATGATCATGTTAATTTTGTGCTTTTTCATATGGCTACTTTTTTCGTGGTCCTTCAAATCAAGTGCTTGGGATAAGGACAGTTATATTGTCATGCTATTTCATTTGCTGATGATTTTTAATACCATCATTTTGTTACTCTTTATAATTGTTGGCTTAACTGAACTGAGCAAATACGCAGAAGTTATATCCTACGTTCTTTTTGGCATTATGGTGGGAATGTGGGGCTTATGGAACATAGTAACCAGTCTTACTTTAAATGATAACATCACTTCGAAAGTGATACCTTCTTTATCTTCTGCCGTCGAAACGATATATGCCTTGACTTACATTTATGGCTTGCTTCCACTTGTCATTATGGAtgtatttttcccctccag GACGAAATACAACTGGTTCATGCATCTGCTATTTATCGTTCTAAATTCCACTAGCATAATATTGGTTGCAGCGAGGAACCCTGGATTCCTGCCCTCCGTCTTTGT GGTTTTCCGCGTTATCGCGTACACAACACTGTGCTTGTTTCTCTACATAGGATGCTACACATCGGAGCTGCAAATACGCTACGTGTTCTACAACTTATTG ataACCGGCTACAAACTGGACAAGGTAGAATCGGCTATGAATAAGAATAACAAcaggaataataaaaaattctcaACCGCTATGGAAGATTTGGTTCTGATGATAAAGGAG TGCACGAAAGTCATCCTAGAGTTGGAAAATGAAACGGAAATAAATTTCAATGTGCATAGCAAGACCTCTTACTGCACAAATATCCTGGAGCAATGTTTGTCTACTCTGACCAAAACAGATAATTTGTACAACGTGGATTATGACCTTTTCGATAAGCTCGAG AACAAAAAGTTCATAGAGGCATACGTGAGCAAAAGCAAGAGCAACTTCCTTGGGGACCAGGATGATGGGGCGGATTTCAAATTGAACAAGTCCTTTTCCACCAACGACTTTATATGCATTGATAAAGTAGATATAGACAagaaggagataaaaaaGTTTCTAAAAGAAATAGACATTCCACGTGTTACCAATATGATACAACTGATTGATAACAAGTCTCTTTCCGAGTGGGATTTCAACTGTTTGAATTATTTTGAGAATTCCAAGTATCCCTTTTTCGATATCAATCTGTCCTTGATGTTTACCATTGACCATGACATTCCGATGAACTCTATCATAAACTTTTTGTCCTTCGTGGAGAAGCAGTACAACAACGTTCCTTACCATAACACCATTCACGCGACTATG GTGACCCAgaaatttttctgtttaaGCAAAAAATTGGGAATTTATGACCACATGGAGTACAAGATAAGGCTGGTGATGTTCATCTCCGGTATCTGTCATGACGTGGGTCATCCTGGCTACAACAACTTATTCTTCGTCAATAGTCTCCATCCATTGAGCATTATTTATAATGACATTAGTGTGCTGGAAAATTACCACGCATCTATAACATTCAAGATTCTTCAGCTAAACCAGTGCAACCTTTTAAAATCTTTTTCGGAAAAG GACTTTCGTCAAATACGGTCTTACATCATCGAGCTCATTTTGAGCACCGACATGAAGTATCACTTTGAAATAATTTCCAAATTTCGCATAAGGCgagaaaatgaagatttTGATTACGTAAAGAACAACGACGATTTGTTGGTGCTAATAAAAATGATTATAAAAAGCGCAGATATATCACATGGATCTGTCAAGTGGAACGAACATTACAAATGGTGCCAACGAGTCTTGTGTGAGTTCTATTCCCAGGGTgatgaagaattaaaaaataaaatgcccCTATCCCCGTTATGTGACAGAACCAAGCACAATGAAGTTTGCCAATCACAAATTACTTTTCTCAAGTTTGTCGTCATGCCTCTGTTCGAGGAGCTGACCTACATAGATGACATCAAATTTGTCAA GAATTTTTGTCTAAAGAGACTACACAGCAACTGTCTTATGTGGGAAAAACttatgaaggaagaaaaagaaatcaaGGTTTACGACCCGGCGTCCgtgaagagaaaggaaaaaaacaaaaaaaaaattgacaacaGGAAGAAGAGTTACATCGATTTaacgttattttttataaaaaatatttccgaaTGA
- a CDS encoding palmitoyltransferase DHHC8, putative has translation MFQTKGARAPFLLPLYKVYESNNIFLCDGNVITGPNILHLIFTYTIIIITVLPIYIIVYSHVETILLLSLAILSITVFFILVLFFLTTTAFCDPGIIPKKSYVDLALPRGRTAFTTVKINGTIIKSFWCVYCNHFKEPRSKHCYVCNNCVTKFDHHCVWLGNCIGTRNYRRFIFFILNLSILSTIICFTFIGIFICLCMKEYQNITLGSIFYITFEYPHIALYIIYTIPSSLLLINLFFYHLKMILSNRTTYEDIQGLYEDDNPFDEGKFINLKKFLLTPVIKKQVEWTETVKITAV, from the exons ATGTTTCAAACAAAAGGGGCGAGAGCTCCTTTCTTGTTACCGTTGTATAAGG TTTACGAAAGCAATAACATTTTTCTCTGTGATGGAAATGTCATAACGGGGCCAAATATCCTTCACCTCATTTTTACCTACACGATCATAATCATTACGGTTCTCCCGATCTACATAATTGT CTATTCCCACGTAGAGACCATCCTATTGTTAAGCCTTGCCATACTTTCAATAACggttttcttcattttagttttatttttcctgaCGACGACGGCATTCTGTGACCCTGGAAT AATTCCAAAAAAGAGTTATGTAGATTTAGCGTTACCAAGGGGAAGAA cTGCTTTCACAACTGTAAAGATAAATGGCACTATTATAAAGAGCTTCTGGTGTG TGTATTGCAACCATTTTAAAGAGCCAAGGAGCAAGCACTGCTACGTGTGCAATAATTGTGTTACCAAGTTTGATCATCACTGCGTATG GTTGGGAAACTGTATTGGGACGCGGAACTATAggagatttattttttttattttgaatttGTCAATCCTTTCAACAATAATATGTTTTACCTTTATTGGAATTTTTATT TGCCTCTGCATGAAGGAATACCAAAACATAACCTTAGGGTCTATTTTTTACATAACCTTTGAATATCCGCATAT TGCACTGTATATTATTTACACCATCCCATCCTCCCTTCTGctaattaatttatttttttaccatttgaaGATGATACTCTCCAATAGAACGACGTATGAGGACATTCAGGGTTTATACGAGGATGACAACCCCTTCGATGAGG GTAAATTCATAAACTTGAAAAAGTTTCTCCTTACGCCCGTTATCAAGAA GCAAGTGGAATGGACAGAAACTGTAAAAATAACGGCGGTGTAA